One Plasmodium reichenowi strain SY57 chromosome Unknown, whole genome shotgun sequence DNA segment encodes these proteins:
- a CDS encoding putative exported protein (Plasmodium exported protein, unknown function), with protein sequence MSKNYFRIYLYNLIIVIISLQFKSYYKKGAYNNGNNNNIHLDKHKRLLSQHITDEPLQHTLSTINVENCKGLNNKYGVVCTLNDKGVNNKMLDKKTDEKNIIGYNVLNYTLNKEYDKYHKKNISLKRNKKNKPIKDLLYKMMFKGKNFWNFVKNVITVLGFTSLISNILWITLYLSSITSVATVFGCVSLGTVLLIIILCVLFWLLVTWLWPYKDEYNRKHKK encoded by the coding sequence tcatattataaaaaaggagcatataataatgggaataataataacatacATTTAGATAAACATAAAAGATTGTTATCACAACACATTACAGATGAACCATTACAACATACATTATCTACGATAAATGTAGAAAATTGTAAAGgattaaataataaatatggaGTGGTTTGTACATTAAACGATAAAGGAGTGAACAATAAAATGTTGGATAAAAAAACAGATgaaaaaaacataatagGTTATAATGTCTTAAACTATACATTAAATAAGgaatatgataaatatcataaaaaaaatatctctttaaaaagaaataaaaaaaataaaccAATAAAGGACttattatacaaaatgaTGTTCAAAGGAAAAAACTTTTGgaattttgtaaaaaacGTTATAACAGTATTGGGATTCACATCCTTAATTAGTAATATACTTTGGATAACTTTATACCTTTCAAGTATAACTTCTGTTGCGACAGTTTTTGGTTGTGTTTCATTAGGAACtgtattattaataataattttatgtGTTCTCTTCTGGTTACTTGTTACATGGTTGTGGCCTTACAaagatgaatataatagaaagcataagaaataa